GACCCTCGACGCGGCGGCCCCCGCCCGCACGACCGGCACCGTCCGCGTCGTGGGGACGGGGCTGCTCGGCACGTCCGCGGCCCTGGCGCTGACCCTGCGCCGCGTCGACGTCGTCCTCGCCGACCCCTCCCCGACGGCGGTGGCGCTCGCCCGCGACCTGGGGGCCGGTCGTCTCGCCGGGCCGGACGACGACCCCGCCCTGGTGCTCGTGGCCTGCCCGCCGGACGTCGTCGCCGACGTGGTGGCCGACGAGCTCGCGCGCTTCCCCCGCGCCGTCGTCACCGACGTCGCCAGCGTCAAGGGCGGACCGCTCGCCACGTTGCGCGCCCGGGGGGCGGACCTGACCCGCTACGTCGGCTCCCACCCCATGGCCGGCCGCGAGCGCTCGGGGGCCGTGGCCGCCCGCACCGACCTCTTCGCGGGCCGGCCCTGGGTCATCGCCGCCACCGAGGTGACGGGACCGGCTGCGCTGCAGGCGGTCCGTGACCTCGCTGCCGACTGCGGCGGGGCCCCCGTGACGATGGCGGCCCGCGAGCACGACGAGGCCGTCGCCCTCGTCTCGCACGCCCCGCAGGTCGCCGCGAGCCTGGTCGCCGCGCGGTTGCGGGACGCGGCGGAACCGGCCGTGGCCCTGGCCGGTCAGGGCCTGCGCGACGTGACCCGCATCGCGGCCAGCGACCCCGCCCTGTGGGCGCAGATCCTCGCCGGCAACGCCGCACCGGTCGCCGACGTCCTCGAGGCCCTGCGCACCGACCTCGACGAGGTGATCACCGCGCTGCGCTCCCTGGCCGCCGACCCCGTCGCCCCCGGTGCCCGCGCGCGCCTGGCCCGCGCCATCGCCGACGGCGGCGTCGGCCGGGACCGCATCCCCGGCAAGCACGGCAGCGCCCCGACGCTGTACCGCACGGTCGTGGTCGTCGTCCCGGACCGTCCCGGCGCGCTGGGGCGGCTCCTGACCGACGTGGGGGAGGCCGGGGTGAACCTGGAGGACCTGCGCCTGGAGCACTCCGAGGGGCAGGCCGTGGCGCTGGCGAGCATCGACGTCGTGCCCGCGTCGGGCGAACCGCTCGTGGACGCGCTGCGGGTCCGCGGCTGGACGGTCCCGGGCTGAGCTCCGGTGCGGGGCGGGGGTGCTGCGTCGACTAACCTCGTCCGGTGTCCTCCACCCCCGCCGCCCGTGGTCCCGTCGCGCCCCCGACCGCCGACCGGGAGGTGCCCGTGGTGACCACCGCGCTCGTCGTCGCCGTCGACGGCCCCTCCGGCAGCGGGAAGTCCAGCGTGAGCCGGGCGACCGCCGCGTCGCTGGGCCTCGCCTTCCTGGACACCGGGGCCATGTACCGCGCCGTCACCTGGGCCGTGCTCGAGGCCGGGGTGGACCTCAGCGACGCCGCGGCCGTCGCCGCGCACGTGCGGACCGTGGCGCTCGTGGTGGGGACCGACCCGCAGGCGCCGACCGTCGCGACCGTCGTCGACGGCGCCGAGGTCGACCTCACCGACGCGGTCCGCACGCCGCGCGTGACGGCGAACGTCAGCGCGGTGGCGGCCGTCCCGGCGGTCCGGCAGGACCTCGTGCTGCGCCAGCGGGCCCTCATCGAGGCGGCCTGCCTCGCGCCCGGACCGGGCCGCGAGCCCGGGGTCGTGGCCGAGGGCCGGGACATCACGACCGTCGTCGCGCCCGACGCCGACGTGCGGGTCCTGCTGACGGCCGAGGAGTCCGTCCGGCTGGCCCGCCGCGCCCGCCAGGACCTCGGCACCGCGGACACCGAGGCGCTGGAGGCCACCCGCCGCGGGGTCGTCGAGCGCGACCGCCTCGACGCGCGGACCACGGCCTTCACGACGGCGGCCGACGGGGTCGTGACGGTGGACTCCACGACGCTGGAC
This genomic window from Kineococcus mangrovi contains:
- the cmk gene encoding (d)CMP kinase; this encodes MSSTPAARGPVAPPTADREVPVVTTALVVAVDGPSGSGKSSVSRATAASLGLAFLDTGAMYRAVTWAVLEAGVDLSDAAAVAAHVRTVALVVGTDPQAPTVATVVDGAEVDLTDAVRTPRVTANVSAVAAVPAVRQDLVLRQRALIEAACLAPGPGREPGVVAEGRDITTVVAPDADVRVLLTAEESVRLARRARQDLGTADTEALEATRRGVVERDRLDARTTAFTTAADGVVTVDSTTLDFDGTVAAVLEVVGRRVRAGGHA
- a CDS encoding prephenate dehydrogenase — protein: MTLDAAAPARTTGTVRVVGTGLLGTSAALALTLRRVDVVLADPSPTAVALARDLGAGRLAGPDDDPALVLVACPPDVVADVVADELARFPRAVVTDVASVKGGPLATLRARGADLTRYVGSHPMAGRERSGAVAARTDLFAGRPWVIAATEVTGPAALQAVRDLAADCGGAPVTMAAREHDEAVALVSHAPQVAASLVAARLRDAAEPAVALAGQGLRDVTRIAASDPALWAQILAGNAAPVADVLEALRTDLDEVITALRSLAADPVAPGARARLARAIADGGVGRDRIPGKHGSAPTLYRTVVVVVPDRPGALGRLLTDVGEAGVNLEDLRLEHSEGQAVALASIDVVPASGEPLVDALRVRGWTVPG